A genomic segment from Ptychodera flava strain L36383 chromosome 19, AS_Pfla_20210202, whole genome shotgun sequence encodes:
- the LOC139118694 gene encoding uncharacterized protein, whose product MTWLLLPIVSSLLLICLPQSLAQNSDLKVESFRMLNPDPSTPGVKFQTGAAVTINSASLYVRSNGPDTLTAATPPPMNYDLKMYISALDENGTMDDPVEVTGFQIDQVSVSDHRSSELQTSGEHFYQTAAYTITYPNDKCLTHSHLCVRVEKEAGATYVDDDPANDINCIKFIRSDGIDTAGLTDCPSEVQASNLVLTPSYANFSANSSVDITFSIDLKNMGGTKVSGGPSNIGFSAFIGNSDSESATIQFDLDDTLTLGSLDDGVGEWDMTTYSGHQVRIQIPAQNCQSFTHLCVFFVDVGGVSDTDTTNNIACLLFGESGIGPIECPGDVPPTEAVVITTPVEVATSPNTTTAGAVTVPQGKSGYVSLHGGAVAGIALGCAIAGAGVALVSFFLRAYMSKHARVHTSSTDGNNDVEKPKIEKSPEKEKLPDDNTTNPEDSNKNGEAKPTPEENMELVNLSTE is encoded by the exons aCTTAAAAGTCGAGAGTTTTAGAATGCTCAATCCAGACCCAAGTACACCAGGCGTGAAGTTCCAAACAGGGGCAGCCGTGACGATCAATTCAGCTTCGCTGTACGTACGGAGTAATGGACCTGACACTCTGACTGCTGCGACGCCGCCACCAATGaattacgatttgaaaatgTACATATCAGCTCTTGATGAAAACGGAACTATGGACGATCCTGTTGAGGTTACGGGATTCCAAATTGATCAAGTCAGCGTTTCGGACCACCGGAGCAGTGAGTTGCAAACTTCTGGCGAGCATTTTTATCAAACTGCTGCGTACACCATAACATACCCTAATGACAAGTGTCTCACGCACAGTCATCTATGTGTACGTGTGGAGAAGGAAGCAGGCGCAACCTACGTTGACGACGATCCCGCGAATGACATAAACTGTATTAAATTCATTAGATCTGATGGAATCGACACTGCTGGCTTGACTGATTGTCCATCTG AGGTACAGGCGTCCAATTTAGTGTTGACCCCATCATATGCAAACTTCAGCGCAAATAGTTCAGTCGACATCACATTCTCCATCGATCTCAAGAATATGGGCGGTACCAAAGTATCTGGCGGGCCATCTAACATAGGTTTCTCAGCGTTTATCGGGAATTCCGACAGCGAGTCTGCCACCATTCAATTCGACCTTGATGACACACTTACGCTCGGAAGTCTCGACGACGGCGTTGGTGAGTGGGACATGACGACGTACTCTGGGCATCAAGTCAGAATCCAGATTCCTGCGCAAAACTGTCAGTCATTCACAcacttgtgtgtgtttttcgtaGACG TGGGAGGTGTATCTGATACCGACACAACCAACAATATAGCGTGCCTCCTTTTTGGCGAATCTGGTATTGGACCGATAGAATGTCCAGGCGATGTCCCGCCAACCGAAGCCGTGGTCATCACCACACCTGTCGAGGTAGCAACATCACCGAACACGACCACAGCGGGCGCTGTTACCGTTCCGCAGGGAAAAAGCGGTTACGTGAGTCTTCATGGCGGTGCCGTGGCGGGCATTGCCTTGGGTTGCGCCATCGCTGGGGCTGGCGTTGCCCTGGTGTCTTTCTTCCTCAGGGCATATATGTCTAAACACGCTAGAGTCCACACCTCATCGACGGATGGCAATAATGACGTAGAGAAACCGAAGATTGAAAAGTCTCCAGAAAAGGAGAAGCTTCCAGACGACAATACAACCAACCCCGAAGATTCAAACAAAAACGGCGAGGCAAAACCGACACCCGAAGAAAATATGGAGTTGGTGAACTTGTCAACGGAATAA